In bacterium, a single genomic region encodes these proteins:
- a CDS encoding GTP-binding protein — translation MVSVENIRNVAFVSQSNTGKSSLVANLLVKANVIPEIPRKEEAHLNSDFTQEEKERNFTHTIKLFNCPYGKYNFNFIDTPGYPDFVGEVISALDAVDGAVFVIDATGSIEVQTEQIWNMVREKNLPRLIFI, via the coding sequence ATGGTATCTGTAGAAAACATAAGAAATGTTGCTTTTGTTTCGCAGAGCAATACCGGAAAAAGCTCCCTAGTCGCAAATTTGCTTGTCAAAGCCAATGTAATTCCCGAAATTCCCAGAAAAGAAGAAGCTCATTTAAATTCCGACTTTACACAGGAAGAAAAAGAGAGAAATTTTACACATACAATTAAATTATTTAATTGTCCTTATGGAAAATACAATTTTAATTTTATAGATACTCCGGGATATCCCGATTTTGTAGGCGAAGTAATTAGCGCCTTGGATGCCGTTGACGGCGCGGTTTTTGTCATAGATGCTACCGGAAGCATTGAAGTTCAAACAGAGCAGATATGGAATATGGTTCGAGAAAAGAATTTGCCGAGATTGATTTTTATTAA